In Astyanax mexicanus isolate ESR-SI-001 chromosome 5, AstMex3_surface, whole genome shotgun sequence, a single window of DNA contains:
- the LOC111191944 gene encoding uncharacterized protein LOC111191944: MAGICPCASALVNLCKAGLSFPAAFDKGLAMEAASLGMHYDPLNTQDSPPTSNKVLVTVIRNDIEVSKRVLNVTGTADLIEQTLSQQRDSVFHRLLKYNPEFNDYIDDDDEPLKHLDRYQIILMEAKQNEAEPLNAGEDRQSGLLEKESLRQTDSVHSFDAPGLVALIKNKAPSVLAEYEKTGTLSLTSRKLLVRTGVSSLVERRGFYPSSADKLMLAKSMIAVFSSLMIKIQEENKGFEHLYDPVSHCGFIEMKLRNLRRSLHDDQRRYRKRRRSSEGSAGAVTLQVIAEGEDESTQDWITATKRMRPSPENLASIKMGMEKTFNNRRLWITTQSPTIEEIFHQYPRFVDLPYLFDAEFAKIFPGKENQFLRKWEGHIVPKLLKVARLENENDPDVLSAGEESDESRCLRALKSLTSFLPPTATGRNKGWSKCSVKSALSYILEVKQTGTSIPSLYQEQTAGAAEVQQPKLVCLGDPCSAAQYIIVAKHDKVAIPLQDEGLTCALDKLFKMLWVCNVAYPVQLNSVYSFIEHVYDLPISGPKRSKVLELIAKLRALGQIKHVHVSQVQKVNFKQCKDSDQTS, encoded by the exons ATGGCGGGAATTTGCCCTTGCGCTTCTGCCCTGGTGAACCTGTGCAAAGCAGGTTTGAGCTTTCCCGCCGCATTTGACAAAGGACTTGCAATGGAGGCTGCTTCTCTTGGGATGCACTACGACCCCTTG AACACACAAGACAGCCCACCCACCAGCAACAAAGTTCTTGTCACAGTAATCAGAAATGACATAGAGGTGTCAAAAAGAGTCCTCAATGTGACTGGGACAGCTGATCTCATAGAACAAACTCTATCCCAGCAAAGAGACAGTGTATTCCACCGGCTGTTAAAATACAATCCAGAGTTCAACGACtacattgatgatgatgatgagcccCTGAAGCACCTGGATAGATACCAAATCATCTTGATGGAGGCTAAACAAAATGAG GCTGAACCATTGAATGCAGGTGAAGATCGTCAAAGTGGGCTATTGGAG AAAGAGTCTCTAAGACAAACTGATAGCGTGCACAGCTTTGATGCTCCAGGTTTGGTGGCACTAATCAAGAACAAAGCCCCATCTGTTCTCGCTGAATATGAAAAAACTGGaacactctctctcacatccCGAAAACTCCTTGTAAGAACAGGTGTCAGCAGTCTGGTTGAGCGACGGGGATT TTACCCCTCCAGTGCTGACAAGCTGATGTTGGCTAAAAGCATGATTGCAGTCTTCTCATCACTCATGATCAAGATACAAGAAGAGAACAAAGGATTT gAGCACTTATATGACCCAGTGTCCCACTGTGGATTCATTGAGATGAAACTGAGGAACCTGCGGAGAAGCCTTCATGATGATCAGAGACGCTATCGCAAACGTAGGAGGTCCAGTGAGGGTTCTGCGGGAGCGGTAACATTACAAGTAATTGCAGAAGGAGAAGACGAATCTACGCAAGATTGGATAACGGCCACCAAAAGGATGAGACCATCTCCCGAGAACCTTGCATCCATCAAAATGGGCATGGAGAAAACTTTCAACAACCGAAGGCTCTGGATCACAACTCAGTCACCAACCATAGAGGAGATTTTTCATCAGTACCCTCGCTTTGTAGATCTGCCATATTTG TTTGATGCAGAGTTTGCAAAAATATTTCCGGGCAAAGAAAATCAATTTCTTCGGAAATGGGAAGGACATATTGTTCCCAAACTCCTGAAAGTGGCCAGACTGGAAAATGAAAATGATCCTGATGTTCTGTCAGCTGGTGAGGAGAGTGATG AGTCACGTTGTCTCAGAGCTCTTAAGTCACTCACCAGTTTTCTACCTCCGACTGCAACTGGGAGGAACAAAGGCTGGTCCAAGTGCAGCGTGAAATCAGCCTTGTCATATATCCTAGAGGTGAAACAG ACTGGAACAAGTATCCCCAGCCTCTACCAAGAACAAACAGCAGGAGCAGCGGAAGTGCAACAACCAAAGCTTGTGTGTCTGGGAGATCCATGTTCAGCAGCACAATATATTATTGTGGCAAAGCATGACAAAGTTGCCATCCCTTTACAGGACGAAGGACTGACATGTGCCCTGGACAAGCTGTTCAAAATGTTGTGGGTCTGTAATGTAGCCTATCCTGTCCAACTTAACTCTGTGTATTCTTTTATTGAGCATGTTTATGACTTGCCCATCTCAGGACCAAAGAGATCAAAAGTTTTGGAGTTGATTGCCAAGCTCCGTGCACTAGGACAGATTAAACATGTACACGTGTCCCAAGTGCAAAAAGTCAATTTCAAACAGTGTAAGGACTCTGATCAGACATCTTAG